In Musa acuminata AAA Group cultivar baxijiao chromosome BXJ3-11, Cavendish_Baxijiao_AAA, whole genome shotgun sequence, one DNA window encodes the following:
- the LOC135652976 gene encoding lysM domain receptor-like kinase 3, with product MAVWWHTSLLLFIFLLLLPHGEADVQAVNPMECPKPSPVPACSAFLYVVPRGHNASDTAARYSADASLVEPIRRPSGATDFLVAVPCACEAAGNATALFHDTVYLVQPHDTASGVTDVVFSGLAWRVPENITDFASITVRLPCGCSATSVVSYAVQSGDTLTSISELLDSDVEAIKAMNPELMPNPDFLNPGQLLFVPMGVHGSPPPPPPPPPPPPPPPPKESGMQKTAMIILGVSLSVLFMVFGGLSICLYRRRRHDESTAESLNVTVSKNSSARFITALQSQLLPSKSGEGTSTFMSERPVTFSLEEVDRATASFHDSRKIGEGGYGSVYLGILGTQEVAIKKMKSSKSKEFFAELNVLCKVHHRNVVELIGYAAGDDHLYLVYEYLQNGSLSDHLHDPLLKGHQPISWTARTQIGLDAARGIEYIHEHTKATCVHRDIKTSNILLDSVLRAKVADFGLAKLVEQSDEDWCFATRLVGTPGYLPPESVRELQMSTKSDVFAFGVVLAELVTGERALIPDKKDACKMRSLVTAMKEVSASDDPNAALEEIIDRNLDHVYPTEEVRKMVDVAMWCLSDDPVSRPEMREITTNLSQIVMASIEWEASLGGNSQVFSGIFTGR from the exons ATGGCTGTTTGGTGGCACACttccctcctcctcttcatcttcctcctcctccttccgcaCGGCGAGGCTGACGTCCAAGCGGTGAACCCCATGGAGTGCCCCAAACCCTCTCCCGTCCCCGCATGCAGCGCCTTCCTCTACGTCGTCCCGCGCGGCCACAACGCCTCGGACACCGCCGCCCGCTACTCCGCCGACGCGTCGCTCGTCGAGCCCATCAGGCGCCCCTCGGGCGCGACCGACTTCTTGGTTGCCGTGCCGTGCGCGTGCGAGGCGGCCGGCAACGCCACGGCCCTGTTCCACGACACCGTGTACCTGGTGCAGCCCCACGACACGGCGAGCGGCGTCACGGACGTGGTCTTCAGCGGGCTGGCGTGGCGGGTGCCGGAGAACATCACCGACTTCGCGAGCATCACCGTGCGCCTCCCTTGCGGGTGCTCGGCGACGTCGGTCGTGTCGTACGCGGTGCAGTCCGGCGACACGCTGACGTCCATCTCCGAGCTGTTGGACTCGGACGTCGAGGCGATCAAGGCGATGAACCCGGAGTTGATGCCGAATCCCGACTTCTTGAATCCCGGGCAGTTGTTGTTTGTGCCCATGGGCGTGCATGgttcgccaccaccaccaccaccacctcctcctcctcctcctcctcctcctcccaaag AATCAGGAATGCAGAAGACTGCAATGATAATCCTCGGCGTCTCTCTCTCCGTACTATTCATGGTGTTCGGTGGTTTATCGATTTGCCTTTACCGAAGGAGGAGACACGACGAATCCACCGCCGAGAGTCTCAACGTAACCGTGAGCAAGAACTCAAGTGCAAGATTCATCACAGCCTTGCAGAGCCAGCTTCTTCCATCCAAGAGTGGTGAAG GCACCTCGACATTCATGTCAGAGAGGCCTGTGACGTTTAGTCTGGAAGAGGTTGATAGAGCCACAGCAAGCTTCCACGATTCGAGAAAGATTGGTGAAGGAGGGTACGGCAGTGTGTATTTGGGAATCTTGGGAACACAG GAAGTTGCCATCAAAAAGATGAAGTCAAGCAAATCCAAGGAGTTCTTCGCTGAGCTGAATGTGTTGTGCAAAGTGCATCACAGAAATGTG GTTGAACTGATTGGTTATGCAGCAGGAGATGACCACCTTTACTTGGTCTACGAGTATCTTCAGAATGGCTCCTTGAGCGACCATCTCCATGATCCACTGCTCAAAG GTCATCAACCTATCTCATGGACTGCAAGAACACAAATCGGATTGGATGCTGCCAGGGGAATCGAGTACATCCATGAACACACCAAAGCCACCTGCGTTCATCGCGATATAAAGACCAGTAACATTCTGCTGGATAGTGTGCTGAGAGCAAAA GTTGCAGACTTTGGGCTGGCAAAGCTTGTGGAGCAAAGTGATGAGGACTGGTGTTTCGCGACTCGCTTGGTTGGAACTCCTGGTTACCTTCCACCAGA GTCTGTTAGGGAGCTTCAGATGAGCACCAAATCCGATGTGTTTGCCTTTGGAGTTGTTCTTGCTGAGCTTGTTACGGGAGAAAGAGCTCTCATTCCCGACAAGAAAGATGCTTGCAAGATGAGATCACTGGTTACAGCT ATGAAAGAAGTTTCCGCCTCGGACGATCCGAATGCTGCTCTGGAAGAGATCATCGATCGAAATCTTGATCATGTCTACCCTACGGAAGAAGTACGGAAG ATGGTGGACGTGGCGATGTGGTGTTTGAGTGATGATCCCGTAAGCAGACCTGAGATGAGGGAGATCACAACGAACCTATCACAGATAGTGATGGCTTCTATAGAGTGGGAAGCATCACTCGGTGGCAACAGCCAAGTCTTCAGTGGCATCTTTACGGGAAGATGA